The following are encoded in a window of Rhodothermaceae bacterium genomic DNA:
- a CDS encoding TonB-dependent receptor, which translates to MRKLWGLVFLTCLWCMPALGQGKVAGHIEDAGNGEELIGVAVLIEGTGRGTTTDVEGNYVLLNLRPGFYTLVYSYIGYQSQRITDIQVTSGQTTRIDVRLNQSVIEGEELIVQAERPLVRKDLTASQKTVISEEIEALPVESLFGVLATTAGVTTGASGELHVRGGRSNEISYLVDGLAVSNPFNTNGINTRVAIDAIEELTVISGAFNAEYGKAMSAVVNLVTKEGGEEYEGSVTAYGGDYVTRNEDLFLLPKGVNLNSTTIEGSLSGPIPLGPRLRFLVSGRYDNSDGHLYGIRQHLPSDSANFNSNPWYYEIHGNPWWDYADSTITLPDGSVVGGRGLALPNERVAMNPSERFNVLSKLTARPTNNTQLEYSYLIDNSKAKGFSFGYRYNPDGVASNQRRNQNHSLHFTHTLDTRTFYTVKLSWAKASYEYFLYEDPFDERYVKDIGGIGGGNVTGFPGINYLFGGNQKSHIYEDSQSLRGKADFTRQFGITHEVKAGVEVQQHSLSRQNFVVLFDGNRYLEPTVEPVDNPSHDRYDDQKVLELSAYAQDKLEFDNFIINAGLRFERFDPNGTYIPDLFNPQGELGQASTKNLLLPRLGVSFPITERGIIHFSYGHFAQMPSLRNLFVNPEFEFPKGSAPTFGNTNLRPERTVQYEFGVQQQIGELLAIHLTGYFKNIRDYMALQLVRHSTIAGEDLYNIYLNKAYANVTGLTVSLTKRRARDGFLSATLDYTFQIAEGSDDDANRFFFNRLSGRENELEVVPLTFDQRHVISSTVTLSRSRRLGLSFSGQFATGYPYSPLILDQNVDLPTRSGRKPAKLDIDVHLFKEFNVVSVPIRAFVKVFNLLDRLNENFVFNDTGRATYSLSAQRNLHATWERNYHLPGVHTLEEYDTRPHWYSSPRQVRAGLTVSF; encoded by the coding sequence ATGCGCAAACTTTGGGGTCTCGTATTCCTGACTTGTCTTTGGTGTATGCCTGCGTTGGGGCAGGGGAAAGTTGCCGGACACATAGAGGATGCGGGTAACGGGGAGGAGCTCATCGGGGTTGCGGTTCTTATTGAAGGCACTGGGCGTGGTACCACCACAGATGTGGAAGGGAACTACGTGTTGCTTAACCTGCGTCCCGGATTCTATACGCTCGTATATTCTTACATCGGCTACCAGAGTCAGCGCATCACAGACATCCAGGTTACCAGCGGTCAGACTACCCGGATTGACGTTAGACTCAACCAGTCAGTTATTGAGGGGGAAGAGTTAATCGTTCAGGCAGAGCGTCCCTTGGTTCGGAAGGATTTGACTGCCTCCCAAAAAACGGTGATTTCCGAAGAAATTGAAGCACTTCCCGTGGAGAGCCTCTTTGGGGTCCTCGCTACGACTGCGGGCGTAACGACCGGAGCCAGCGGAGAGCTGCATGTGCGCGGGGGACGCAGTAATGAGATTTCCTATCTAGTTGATGGACTTGCCGTCAGCAATCCATTCAATACGAACGGCATCAATACACGCGTGGCGATTGATGCCATAGAAGAACTGACGGTGATCTCTGGAGCCTTTAACGCGGAATACGGGAAGGCAATGTCTGCAGTCGTCAATCTGGTCACCAAGGAAGGTGGAGAGGAATATGAAGGATCAGTCACTGCTTACGGGGGAGACTATGTGACGCGAAATGAGGATCTGTTCCTTTTGCCCAAAGGAGTGAATCTTAATTCCACGACCATAGAAGGGTCTCTCAGTGGTCCCATCCCTTTGGGTCCCCGATTGCGGTTTCTAGTTTCAGGGAGGTACGATAATAGCGACGGTCATCTGTACGGAATACGGCAGCATTTGCCGAGCGATTCAGCGAATTTCAACAGTAATCCATGGTACTATGAAATCCATGGTAATCCTTGGTGGGATTACGCAGACAGTACCATCACTCTCCCTGATGGGAGTGTAGTTGGAGGACGAGGGCTTGCACTTCCTAATGAACGTGTAGCAATGAACCCGAGTGAGCGGTTCAATGTGCTCTCAAAATTGACGGCTAGGCCAACGAATAATACACAGTTGGAGTATTCGTACCTGATTGATAATAGCAAGGCAAAAGGATTCAGTTTTGGGTACCGATATAATCCTGACGGGGTAGCCAGTAATCAGCGTCGGAATCAAAATCACAGTTTGCACTTTACGCATACTCTGGATACGCGAACATTCTACACCGTCAAGCTTTCTTGGGCTAAGGCTTCGTATGAGTACTTTCTCTATGAAGATCCGTTTGATGAACGCTATGTTAAGGATATCGGAGGGATTGGTGGGGGCAATGTCACTGGCTTTCCGGGAATCAATTATCTCTTTGGGGGGAACCAAAAATCCCATATCTACGAGGATTCCCAGTCCCTTCGTGGTAAGGCAGACTTTACGCGCCAGTTCGGGATCACACACGAGGTAAAGGCTGGAGTCGAAGTTCAACAGCACAGTCTGAGCCGCCAGAATTTTGTTGTACTCTTTGATGGTAATCGGTATTTAGAACCCACGGTTGAGCCGGTAGATAATCCGTCCCACGACCGGTATGATGATCAGAAAGTCCTCGAATTGAGTGCGTATGCTCAGGACAAGCTTGAATTCGATAACTTTATCATTAATGCAGGGTTGCGATTTGAGCGCTTTGATCCAAATGGTACCTACATCCCAGATCTGTTTAACCCTCAGGGAGAGTTGGGTCAGGCATCTACCAAAAACTTATTGCTTCCCCGCCTCGGAGTCTCATTTCCGATCACGGAACGCGGGATCATTCACTTTTCCTATGGACACTTTGCGCAAATGCCTTCCTTGCGCAATCTGTTTGTAAATCCAGAATTTGAATTTCCCAAGGGGAGTGCGCCAACATTTGGCAACACAAACCTGCGCCCCGAACGGACCGTGCAATATGAGTTTGGAGTGCAGCAGCAAATTGGCGAGTTATTAGCAATTCATCTGACGGGGTATTTCAAAAACATACGAGACTATATGGCGCTGCAGCTCGTGCGCCACTCTACGATTGCCGGAGAAGATCTCTACAATATTTACCTGAACAAGGCATATGCGAATGTGACCGGGCTTACTGTTTCCTTGACCAAGCGCCGGGCGCGTGACGGGTTTTTGTCGGCCACGCTGGATTACACGTTCCAGATTGCGGAAGGAAGTGATGATGATGCGAATCGGTTTTTCTTTAATCGGTTATCTGGCCGGGAGAATGAGTTAGAGGTGGTTCCACTAACCTTTGATCAACGCCATGTGATCTCTTCCACGGTGACTTTGTCGCGTTCCAGAAGGCTGGGACTCTCGTTCAGTGGTCAGTTCGCTACAGGCTATCCATACTCGCCGCTGATTCTGGATCAGAATGTGGACCTGCCTACACGCAGTGGACGCAAGCCAGCGAAATTGGACATAGATGTACACCTATTCAAGGAGTTTAATGTGGTCAGTGTACCGATCCGCGCCTTTGTAAAGGTCTTTAATCTATTGGATCGCTTGAACGAGAACTTTGTCTTTAACGATACGGGTCGTGCAACCTACTCACTATCAGCGCAGCGGAACCTTCATGCCACATGGGAACGGAATTATCATCTTCCGGGCGTTCATACCCTAGAAGAATATGATACACGGCCGCATTGGTACTCTTCTCCACGTCAGGTACGAGCCGGTCTAACGGTTTCTTTCTAA
- a CDS encoding methionine synthase produces the protein MMLTTSVIGSYAIPSWLISSIEAMKRGEYGPLDIQETLDDAVDMALRDQEEAGIDIVSDGEMRRFGFFTAGFYERLDGLRALEPLRKLGPGGHDQRERYEAVEPFSAPNGLGLVDEFLYSSIRTDRPLKVTCPGPYTLAGRIQTGGIYADRMAVSARFSEIINSELKAVVEVGATFIQLDEPSAAVHKDAPGKHVELFNQCVEGVDAEIGLHLCFGNYIGRPVAHRTYAPLFPRILDIAAGEIHLEFANREMAELELAGEIAATGRKVAAGVIDVKNYFIETPEIVADRIRQVLQHVPAEQLVLAPDCGFSETARWAARAKMHALVEGTRIVRSELGV, from the coding sequence ATGATGCTGACGACTAGTGTAATCGGTAGCTATGCCATCCCCTCTTGGCTCATTAGCTCAATTGAAGCGATGAAACGCGGCGAATATGGTCCGTTGGACATTCAGGAGACGCTTGATGACGCGGTGGATATGGCACTTCGGGACCAAGAAGAAGCAGGTATTGATATCGTGAGTGATGGAGAAATGCGCCGATTTGGCTTCTTTACTGCTGGCTTTTATGAGCGACTGGATGGGTTACGTGCTCTTGAACCGCTTCGAAAACTGGGGCCGGGAGGACACGACCAGCGCGAGCGCTATGAAGCTGTCGAACCATTCTCCGCACCCAATGGACTTGGACTGGTTGATGAGTTTCTGTATTCAAGCATTCGCACTGATCGGCCCTTAAAAGTCACCTGCCCTGGCCCCTATACACTCGCAGGACGGATCCAGACCGGGGGAATCTATGCTGACCGCATGGCGGTGTCTGCCCGTTTTTCCGAAATCATCAATTCTGAACTGAAGGCTGTGGTTGAGGTTGGTGCCACTTTTATTCAACTGGATGAGCCATCCGCTGCAGTCCATAAAGATGCGCCAGGTAAACATGTTGAACTCTTTAATCAATGCGTCGAGGGTGTAGACGCAGAAATCGGACTTCACCTATGCTTTGGTAACTATATCGGTCGCCCAGTTGCTCATCGGACATACGCTCCCCTCTTCCCACGTATCCTTGACATTGCAGCAGGGGAGATTCATCTGGAATTTGCCAACCGGGAAATGGCAGAATTAGAACTTGCTGGCGAAATTGCTGCCACTGGCCGGAAGGTCGCCGCGGGCGTCATTGACGTAAAAAATTACTTTATCGAGACACCGGAAATTGTCGCTGATCGAATCCGTCAAGTCTTACAACATGTACCTGCAGAACAGTTGGTGCTTGCTCCAGACTGTGGTTTCAGTGAAACTGCGCGCTGGGCGGCACGTGCGAAGATGCATGCCCTCGTTGAAGGTACACGCATAGTCAGATCTGAATTGGGTGTATAG
- a CDS encoding SIS domain-containing protein, whose protein sequence is MNPAQAYLNEASRVLERICRSQMDALEEAADICTQSIMGGGLVHLFGSGHSRMAVEEMFPRYGSFPGFHPIVELSLTYHNQVVGANGQRQAIFLERVEGLGKTILRNFVLKPPDSFIVFSNSGVNEVVVEVALEAKARNLPLIVVVSEAHCNASPTQHSSGKRLTDLGDVILDNCVPAGDAMVHIEGHPDPIGPGSTVGVALLVNSLKCLVAQKLTNCGMPPIVLTSSHHIGSEASAARFDECFDDYRARVRRVYGATEGQSAAWSP, encoded by the coding sequence ATGAATCCTGCCCAAGCCTATCTAAACGAGGCCAGCCGTGTGCTGGAACGAATCTGTAGAAGTCAAATGGATGCCTTGGAAGAAGCGGCGGATATTTGCACGCAAAGCATTATGGGAGGTGGTCTGGTGCATCTCTTTGGGTCCGGCCATTCTCGTATGGCGGTCGAAGAAATGTTTCCCCGCTATGGAAGTTTCCCAGGGTTTCACCCAATTGTAGAGTTATCTCTCACTTATCATAACCAAGTCGTGGGGGCGAATGGCCAGCGCCAAGCTATCTTTCTTGAACGTGTTGAGGGACTAGGAAAAACAATCCTTCGCAACTTTGTCCTCAAACCCCCAGACAGCTTTATCGTGTTTTCCAACAGTGGTGTCAATGAAGTTGTCGTTGAGGTGGCATTGGAAGCCAAAGCCAGAAATCTGCCACTTATTGTGGTCGTCTCTGAGGCACATTGTAATGCTTCCCCTACTCAGCACAGTAGTGGGAAGCGGCTCACGGATTTGGGTGATGTTATCCTGGATAACTGCGTGCCTGCAGGTGATGCAATGGTTCATATAGAGGGACACCCTGACCCCATCGGTCCAGGTTCTACCGTCGGTGTCGCACTGCTGGTCAACAGCCTAAAGTGTCTGGTTGCTCAGAAACTCACCAACTGTGGCATGCCACCGATTGTATTGACGAGCAGTCACCATATCGGCAGTGAGGCATCCGCGGCCAGATTTGATGAGTGTTTTGATGATTACCGTGCCCGGGTCCGCAGAGTTTACGGAGCTACCGAAGGACAATCAGCGGCTTGGTCGCCGTAA
- a CDS encoding T9SS type A sorting domain-containing protein — protein MYRNTLLFFSLLLFCVAPAIAQKVDFEWKPSQSEGFAGQILTLDYDAPAYIPGIHSGARSIAGPVDLDGDGQMEVVLSDYSGGGRVHVLESIGVDTWELIYSSPPLEPTSGTANNARGVGAGDLDGDGMGEIFLFVGYGIADDNIIKTFFAGPRLAAMEATGNNEFSGLPSLWDFDGDLPDRWRTEQINMADVDGDGIQELLFGNNGSNNAYDSWYVVTANDLGTPLATWTQEARWSSRSSEDYDPVNRGGGSAYDILPADLDGDGTYEIVLQSWNNLNFSNVDVLAPNLYASPVGDNAYARLGPGDTVSLFGCTAVDMDGNGDDEVYCPDFNTRRVALINYEAGENPLEIHFTPDTTGADLSMNNAVYPIVENAIGWGITSGDIDMDGIPELIGTGPGYPPSAWETGAAPRWVTIVDFNGGDDVEDPANYSVRNVEFPIPSELMFNTVNRDSAGTMTTYLEGSGGAAHQFAYLGDVDGDGQNEVAMNFQAVSDSVFVISEVFNPADSTYTRTTTSAAPNPGRAFLRILSGDGIATRISNDRVIIPTDFELHSNYPNPFNPSTTFSFTLPVDKRISVRIYDMTGRLVRTLINDENYAQGTHSVDWNGLGDSGMAVASGQYIYTLEWGQFRHARRMVLVK, from the coding sequence ATGTACAGAAACACTTTACTATTCTTTTCCCTTCTGCTTTTTTGTGTAGCTCCTGCAATTGCTCAAAAAGTTGACTTTGAGTGGAAGCCCAGCCAGTCAGAGGGGTTTGCTGGTCAGATATTGACTCTTGACTATGACGCGCCTGCTTACATACCTGGTATTCATTCTGGTGCTAGAAGTATTGCTGGCCCGGTCGATTTGGACGGTGATGGACAAATGGAAGTTGTTCTTAGTGATTATTCAGGGGGTGGCCGTGTGCACGTACTTGAAAGTATTGGTGTAGACACTTGGGAGTTGATTTACTCTTCCCCACCGCTGGAGCCTACTTCAGGAACTGCGAATAATGCTAGAGGAGTCGGAGCAGGAGATTTGGACGGTGATGGTATGGGAGAAATTTTCCTTTTTGTAGGGTATGGGATTGCGGATGATAACATCATCAAAACATTTTTTGCTGGACCACGACTCGCTGCCATGGAAGCCACGGGTAATAATGAATTTAGTGGGCTGCCCAGTCTCTGGGATTTTGATGGAGATCTTCCTGATCGGTGGAGAACTGAACAGATCAATATGGCTGATGTGGACGGAGACGGTATCCAAGAGTTGCTCTTTGGAAATAATGGGAGTAACAATGCTTACGATAGCTGGTATGTAGTCACCGCAAATGACCTAGGTACGCCGCTTGCAACATGGACACAAGAAGCGAGATGGAGCAGTAGGAGTTCGGAAGATTATGATCCAGTTAATCGCGGAGGCGGTAGTGCATACGACATCCTTCCGGCCGATTTGGATGGAGACGGAACCTACGAGATTGTACTGCAGAGTTGGAATAATTTGAATTTTTCAAATGTTGATGTACTCGCTCCTAACTTGTACGCAAGTCCTGTAGGGGATAATGCCTACGCGAGATTAGGTCCTGGCGACACGGTCTCCTTGTTTGGGTGCACGGCAGTGGATATGGATGGGAATGGAGATGATGAGGTTTATTGCCCAGATTTCAACACTCGCAGAGTGGCTCTAATCAACTATGAAGCTGGCGAGAATCCATTGGAGATTCACTTTACTCCAGATACAACCGGTGCTGATTTAAGTATGAATAATGCAGTCTATCCGATTGTTGAGAATGCAATAGGCTGGGGGATCACATCCGGTGATATTGATATGGACGGGATTCCAGAATTGATTGGAACAGGCCCAGGCTATCCTCCATCAGCCTGGGAAACTGGGGCTGCCCCCAGATGGGTCACAATAGTAGACTTCAATGGTGGGGACGATGTGGAAGACCCAGCGAACTACTCGGTGCGGAATGTCGAATTCCCGATTCCATCTGAGTTGATGTTTAATACGGTCAACCGCGACAGCGCGGGAACCATGACGACTTATCTTGAAGGATCGGGTGGAGCCGCACATCAATTTGCTTACTTGGGAGACGTAGATGGGGATGGGCAAAACGAGGTTGCAATGAATTTCCAAGCGGTTTCCGATAGTGTCTTTGTAATCAGCGAAGTTTTCAATCCTGCTGACTCAACGTACACCCGTACAACCACATCTGCCGCTCCCAATCCCGGGCGGGCGTTCCTGCGTATTCTTTCGGGTGATGGAATCGCTACTCGTATTTCAAATGACAGGGTGATTATTCCCACTGATTTTGAGCTGCATTCGAATTATCCCAATCCGTTCAATCCGTCCACGACATTCTCATTTACGCTTCCAGTGGATAAGCGTATCAGTGTCAGAATTTATGATATGACGGGACGCCTGGTTCGAACTCTGATCAATGACGAGAACTACGCTCAGGGTACGCACTCCGTCGATTGGAATGGACTGGGGGATAGTGGGATGGCAGTTGCAAGTGGTCAGTATATCTACACCTTGGAGTGGGGCCAGTTTAGACATGCAAGACGGATGGTTCTTGTAAAGTAG
- a CDS encoding PorV/PorQ family protein, whose amino-acid sequence MARFIYVLIVLLGVSTNGLVMAQDDPASLEEGTITRVGTTAAQFLKLGAGARAISLGGAYVAEASDMSAVYWNPAGFARLSGSHLQLSNTRYLADINYNFVAFGTTVEPVGSIGLSLLMVNSGDMPVRTEMEPEGTGEQFNALSFALQLTYARNLSDQFSIGGSLKFVQERIWHSKASSIAFDIGTLFTTPFERLRLGASMSNLGPKMRMDGRDILFSEDPSPNTIGTAEIVNAQYRMDGFSMPLIFRVGLAWDAMDTGTHRILITTDAAHPNDNAEYVNAGAEYSFRDLIAFRAGYRNLFEPDTEQGLTAGGSLMVRINRDLATRFDYAYADFGRLTQTHWFTFNLSF is encoded by the coding sequence ATGGCAAGATTCATTTATGTGCTTATTGTGCTTTTGGGGGTGTCTACCAATGGTTTGGTCATGGCACAGGATGATCCGGCTTCACTTGAAGAAGGGACCATTACTCGTGTTGGAACTACGGCTGCCCAATTTCTAAAATTAGGTGCAGGGGCACGCGCTATTTCCCTTGGTGGTGCATATGTGGCCGAAGCAAGCGACATGAGTGCCGTGTACTGGAATCCGGCAGGGTTTGCACGGCTTTCGGGTAGCCACTTGCAACTGAGCAATACTCGGTACTTGGCAGATATTAACTACAACTTTGTCGCGTTTGGCACGACGGTGGAGCCGGTTGGTTCTATAGGACTCTCACTGCTGATGGTGAATAGCGGAGACATGCCTGTTCGTACAGAGATGGAGCCGGAAGGGACGGGAGAGCAGTTCAACGCCCTCAGTTTTGCACTTCAACTCACCTACGCGCGAAACCTAAGTGATCAATTTTCGATCGGTGGGAGCTTGAAATTTGTTCAGGAGCGTATTTGGCACAGTAAAGCTTCGTCCATTGCATTTGATATAGGGACATTATTTACTACACCATTCGAGAGGCTCCGTCTTGGAGCTAGCATGTCTAACCTGGGTCCCAAAATGCGCATGGATGGGCGGGATATTCTTTTCAGTGAAGATCCGAGTCCGAATACGATTGGAACAGCTGAGATCGTCAATGCGCAGTACCGCATGGATGGATTCTCCATGCCATTAATTTTTCGAGTGGGCTTAGCCTGGGATGCAATGGATACTGGAACCCATCGGATTCTGATCACGACTGATGCTGCGCATCCCAATGATAACGCAGAATATGTAAATGCAGGTGCAGAATACAGCTTCCGGGACCTCATTGCGTTCAGGGCTGGGTACCGAAACCTGTTTGAGCCTGATACCGAACAGGGATTGACTGCGGGTGGCAGCCTCATGGTTCGTATCAATAGGGATCTGGCTACAAGATTTGATTATGCATATGCTGACTTCGGACGCCTGACACAAACCCATTGGTTTACCTTCAATCTTTCCTTTTAG
- a CDS encoding T9SS type A sorting domain-containing protein — translation MRSWFFCLLLLFSFVTTARAQLLHDVIHAEIELQSPEITILGKTLTVSVVSHELPAEFTGIALQGFTDSDSLSGSVRFLEQDGIWGEWQAFYIVRSATDNAFLAAYRGDRVLKASSLEIRFAVDSSYEVRILSAGTFDQRLDDEDGFGQSTQKVEESDDFLIRAPHIRRRTEWGAQPFRGTPIPLNRPSYDYMTLHHTAGFAATTLAEGLEQVRRIQDFHQNGRGWSDIGYQFLMDQEGRLYQGRPFLNESEPFDQGPRLAHGAHAGGANTGNIGISLMGCYHPPEGARCRDEMTLSAIDSLVATFGFMSERYEVPPDYMRGHRDFGSTACPGDNNYRMLSDFMMKVEDLLLRGNNLLGGGTIIARLNQSGIVGLKWEFTADYGIDEFVIRRREKDERVTEITRGEGAVDGSTIDLPSVGQHIYELVALNKSGQQQRLAIDEISVEPELTSVLAQSFPNPTSSETTIRYFLEGESGVVSLEVFDLNGRLVMTGENQHRDSGQWYVTTLDASTLPGGVYLYRILVDGFASTVFTATKPLIVLR, via the coding sequence ATGAGGTCATGGTTTTTCTGCCTTCTTTTGTTGTTTTCTTTTGTAACAACAGCCCGGGCACAGCTTCTGCATGACGTTATTCATGCAGAAATTGAACTTCAATCCCCGGAGATTACTATCCTAGGAAAGACCCTGACAGTGAGTGTTGTCAGCCATGAACTTCCTGCCGAATTCACCGGAATTGCCCTACAGGGTTTCACGGACAGTGATTCCCTATCTGGTAGTGTTCGCTTTCTTGAACAGGATGGGATCTGGGGAGAATGGCAGGCATTCTACATCGTCCGTAGTGCTACGGATAATGCATTTCTTGCGGCATACCGTGGGGACCGTGTCCTTAAGGCATCCAGCTTGGAAATTCGTTTTGCAGTGGATTCCTCTTACGAGGTGCGCATACTGAGTGCGGGGACCTTTGATCAGCGTCTAGATGATGAGGATGGGTTTGGTCAATCAACCCAAAAGGTTGAAGAGAGTGATGATTTTTTGATCCGAGCACCTCACATTCGTCGACGCACGGAATGGGGAGCACAGCCATTCCGAGGCACCCCGATCCCCCTGAATCGCCCAAGTTATGATTATATGACCTTGCATCATACTGCGGGGTTTGCAGCGACGACACTTGCGGAAGGATTGGAGCAGGTTCGTCGGATTCAGGATTTTCATCAGAATGGTCGTGGATGGAGTGATATTGGATACCAGTTTCTAATGGATCAAGAGGGACGCCTGTATCAGGGACGCCCTTTTTTGAATGAGTCAGAGCCTTTTGATCAGGGGCCGCGTTTGGCTCATGGTGCCCATGCCGGAGGGGCAAATACAGGGAATATTGGGATATCTCTCATGGGATGTTATCACCCTCCAGAAGGTGCAAGGTGTCGTGATGAAATGACGTTGTCGGCTATTGATTCGTTAGTGGCCACCTTTGGCTTCATGTCTGAGCGTTATGAAGTGCCTCCAGACTATATGCGAGGACATCGTGATTTTGGCAGTACCGCATGCCCGGGAGATAATAATTATCGGATGCTTTCAGATTTTATGATGAAAGTAGAAGATCTGCTGTTGAGAGGCAATAATCTATTGGGAGGGGGAACCATCATAGCTCGGCTCAATCAATCGGGTATCGTGGGGCTCAAGTGGGAGTTTACCGCGGATTACGGCATTGATGAATTTGTAATTCGGCGACGTGAAAAAGATGAAAGAGTCACAGAGATCACCAGAGGTGAAGGTGCTGTGGACGGAAGTACGATTGATCTTCCTAGCGTGGGGCAACATATTTATGAGCTAGTTGCTCTTAACAAGAGCGGTCAGCAGCAGAGACTCGCAATTGACGAAATTTCTGTAGAGCCCGAGCTCACCAGTGTTTTGGCACAATCCTTCCCGAATCCAACGTCCAGCGAGACCACCATCAGATATTTTCTTGAAGGAGAATCAGGTGTCGTTTCTTTGGAGGTTTTTGACCTCAATGGTCGGCTAGTGATGACCGGGGAAAATCAGCACAGGGACTCCGGACAGTGGTATGTCACGACCTTGGATGCATCCACCTTGCCGGGTGGAGTTTATCTATATAGAATCCTGGTTGACGGATTTGCTTCTACGGTCTTTACGGCGACCAAGCCGCTGATTGTCCTTCGGTAG